In Trichomycterus rosablanca isolate fTriRos1 chromosome 4, fTriRos1.hap1, whole genome shotgun sequence, one DNA window encodes the following:
- the mfsd8l2 gene encoding major facilitator superfamily domain-containing protein 8 codes for MDYKRKKKLSFITIGLLFFFSGIEYAVILPTIWRYLQILEAPPYFLGLGLSAFSFSGLVSGPLFGCWSDRTRNTKSIILFSNLFEIVGNFMYFMGYSKWLLLSSRLVAGIGTGAGSSIFSFLTRTTVPEERARVFAAVMASRQAGLLFGPACNIFLRLCNFRLGPFVVNKYTVPGLFMCVMWVLLQFAVMFLYWDLPPLDENQTALCRVGKEDEEPLVGPEVEPGSSSYGLVASDQTETELSNDLGSSQPAQDDPFEKFSASREFLREEVVVLLTAQFITLFNQTALETIVTPLTQKYFGFAELGNSVMYGLCGVEVIAGFFLVRWLSRAWEERALLATGLLISCAACVWCLIFLADPRGGFALELTVFVIGVFLQLLGLPFVSVSQVSLFSKVTAEKTQGFSQGVRRSVGGLATILGPLWAGGLTGNLYVMLGMMLFLLTLITIMMALSYEKLVEPPVVLHANDSESDRRQRRAC; via the exons ATGGATTACAAACGTAAGAAGAAACTTTCCTTCATCACAATCGGACTGCTGTTTTTCTTTAGTGGTATCGAATATG CCGTTATCCTTCCCACCATATGGAGGTACCTGCAGATTCTGGAAGCTCCTCCATATTTTCTTGGCCTCGGTCTGTCTGCATTCAGTTTCAGTGGACTTGTGTCCGGACCGTTATTCGGGTGCTGGTCCGACAGGACTCGCAATACAAAGTCCATCATCCTTTTCTCCAATCTGTTTGAGATTGTAG GCAACTTCATGTACTTCATGGGCTATTCAAAATGGCTCCTACTGTCCAGCCGACTGGTTGCAG gCATTGGTACCGGTGCGGGATCGTCCATCTTCAGCTTTTTGACCAGGACCACCGTCCCTGAGGAACGGGCGCGAGTGTTCGCTGCTGTGATGGCGTCACGCCAGGCCGGACTCCTGTTTG GTCCCGCTTGCAACATTTTTCTGCGCCTGTGCAATTTTCGTCTGGGGCCGTTCGTCGTGAACAAGTACACGGTACCCGGG CTCTTCATGTGTGTCATGTGGGTGTTGCTTCAGTTTGCCGTGATGTTCCTCTACTGGGACCTTCCTCCGCTGGATGAGAACCAAACCGCCCTATGCCGTGTCGGAAAGGAGGACGAGGAACCTCTTGTGGGCCCGGAGGTTGAACCAGGGTCAAGTTCCTATGGCCTGGTGGCGTCTGATCAGACTGAGACGGAACTCTCGAATGACCTGGGGTCATCTCAGCCTGCCCAAGATGACCCATTTGAGAAGTTTAGCGCCAGCCGAG AGTTCCTGAGGGAGGAAGTGGTGGTTCTCCTCACCGCCCAGTTCATCACCCTCTTCAATCAAACTGCACTTGAG ACTATAGTGACCCCACTGACACAGAAGTACTTCGGCTTCGCTGAGCTGGGGAACAGCGTGATGTACGGACTGTGTGGCGTGGAGGTGATCGCCGGGTTCTTCCTGGTGCGTTGGCTGAGCCGGGCGTGGGAGGAGCGGGCGCTGCTGGCCACGGGCCTTCTCATCAGCTGTGCGGCCTGCGTCTGGTGCCTCATTTTCCTTGCCGACCCCAGGG GCGGTTTTGCATTGGAGTTGACCGTGTTCGTTATCGGAGTGTTCCTGCAGCTGCTGGGGCTTCCCTTCGTCTCCGTGTCCCAGGTCTCCCTCTTCTCCAAGGTCACCGCTGAGAAGACACAAG GTTTTAGTCAGGGTGTGCGGCGCTCCGTCGGAGGTCTGGCCACCATCCTGGGTCCACTTTGGGCTGGTGGTCTGACTGGGAATCTGTACGTGATGCTGGGAATGATGCTGTTTCTTCTCACGCTCATAACG ATCATGATGGCGCTGTCCTACGAGAAGCTGGTGGAGCCCCCCGTGGTCCTGCATGCTAACGACTCTGAGAGCGATAGAAGACAACGTCGTGCATGCTGA